The genomic stretch CTTCTTAATACCAGAAACATTTAAGGTAAAAAGATTATGTGATTGTGTTCATTGTTAGCTAGCAATAAAACCTaagcatgcaaaaaaaaaaaaaaaattaactaataaaAGTGATTATAGATGTTGCAGTTTCCACATCTATTTTGAATACCATTTTAAATATGCTGGCCTGatggttttctgtcttttttttgtttaactcACTCCATTTTAGGGCTCTGAAACTACCTTGTGTAAAGACCTCAACACTGCTGACCATGATCAGCCCAGCCTGGAGCATCTTCCTCATCGGGGCTAAAATCGGGCTGTTCCTCCAGGTGGCACCACTGTCAGTTATGGCTAAATCCTGTCCATCTGTGTGCCGCTGTGATGCCGGTTTCATTTACTGTAATGATCGCTTTCTGACATCCATTCCAACAGGAATACCAGAGGATGCTACAACTCTCTACCTTCagaacaaccaaataaataatgctGGGATTCCTTCAGATTTGAAAAACTTGCTGAAAGTAGAAAGAATATACCTATATCACAACAGTTTAGATGAATTTCCTACCAACCTACCAAAGTATGTGAAAGAGTTACATCTGCAAGAAAATAATATAAGGACTATTACTTATGATTCACTTTCAAAAATCCCCTATCTGGAAGAATTACATTTAGATGATAACTCCGTCTCAGCTGTTAGCATTGAAGAGGGGGCATTCCGAGACAGTAACTATCTCCGGCTGCTTTTCCTGTCCCGTAATCATCTTAGCACAATCCCCTGGGGTTTGCCCAGGACTATAGAAGAACTCCGTTTGGATGATAATCGTATATCCACCATCTCATCACCATCTCTTCAAGGTCTCACTAGCCTAAAACGCCTGGTTTTGGATGGAAACCTGCTGAACAACCATGGTTTAGGTGATAAAGTTTTCTTCAACCTAGTCAACTTAACAGAACTGTCACTGGTACGGAATTCCCTGACTGCTGCACCAGTAAACCTTCCAGGCACAAACCTGAGGAAGCTTTATCTTCAAGATAACCATATCAATCGGGTGCccccaaatgctttttcttatcTAAGGCAGCTGTATCGACTTGATATGTCCAATAACAACCTAAGTAATTTACCTCAGGGTATCTTTGATGATTTGGACAACATAACCCAATTGATTCTTCGCAACAATCCATGGTATTGTGGGTGCAAGATGAAATGGGTGCGTGACTGGTTACAATCACTACCTGTGAAGGTCAATGTGCGTGGGCTCATGTGCCAAGCCCCTGAAAAGGTTCGGGGAATGGCTATCAAGGACCTCAATGTAGAACTGTTTGATTGTAAGGACAGCGCACTTGTAAGCACCATTCAGATAACCACTGCAACACCCAACACAGTGCATCCTGCTCAAGGACAGTGGCCAGCTCCAGTGACCAAACAACCAGACATGAAGAACCCCAAACTCACTAAGGATCAGCGAACCACGGGGAATCCAGCAAGAAAAACAATTGTCATTACTGTGAAAGCTGTCACCTCCGACACAATTCGTATCTCTTGGAAACTTGTCCTACCTATGACTGCTTTAAGACTCAGCTGGCTCAAACTGGGTCACAGCCCAGCGTTTGGATCTATAACGGAAACAATTGTAACAGGAGAACGCAGTGAATACTTGGTCACAGCCCTGGAGCCTGATTCGCCCTATCGAGTCTGCATGGTTCCCATGGAAACCAGTAACCTCTACCTATTTGATGAAACTCCTGTTTGTATTGAGACTGAAACCGCACCCCTTCGAATGTACAACCCTACAACCACCCTTAATCGAGAGCAAGAGAAAGAACCTTACAAAAACCCCAGTTTACCATTGGCTGCCATCATTGGTGGGGCTGTGGCCCTGGTGACCATCGCCCTTCTCGCTTTAGTGTGCTGGTATGTTCATAGGAATGGATCACTCTTCTCAAGGAACTGTGCATACagcaaagggaagagaagaaaggatgaCTATGCAGAAGCTGGCACCAAGAAGGACAACTCCATCCTGGAAATCAGGGAGACTTCTTTTCAGATGTTACCGATAAGCAATGAACCCATCTCAAAGGAGGAATTTGTAATACACACCATATTTCCTCCTAACGGAATGAATCTGTACAAAAACAATCACAGTGAAAGTAGTAGTAACAGAAGCTACAGAGACAGTGGTATTCCAGACTCAGATCACTCACACTCATGATGCTGGAGGACTCGCAGCATACTGTGTTTCGGTTTTTTTAAACCTAAGGGAGGTGATGGTAGGAACCCTGTTCTACTGTAAAACACTggaaaaagagactgagaaaagcaATGTACTGTACATTTgccatataatttatatttaagaactttttattaaaagtttCAAATTTCAGGTTACTGCTGCGATTGATGTAGTGGAGAAGCCTGAACACAATTCTATATTTTAGTACTTTTTAGTAATTTGTACTGTATTTTCCTTGCAAATATTGAAGTTATAAATCATTTACTTTGTGTTCTACTGAGTAAGATGACTTGTTGACTGTGAAAGTGAATTTTCTTGCTGTGTTGAACAATCAGAACTGCGTTCACATGAGATCCTTGTAGTATAAGCACAGGCCATTTTTCACTTTGgtattaataaaatgtaaaaaaaaaaaaacggctgaatgagaaaaattaaatttcaaaaggtAGTTATGAAATAATGTTCCAATTATTAAATTTGTATTCCAGTGGTATTCAATAATCAAAATATGTGAAGTAATGGGCAATATCAGACTTGTTGCATAACTCCATTTTTATCCTAAGCAAATTAGATATCCTTAAGAAAGTAAACATATCTTCTGAACTGAATCCATCAGCTAGCATAAAAGGAGTATGAAGTCTGCTGTTGTTAATGCCATTGTTAACAAAGCTTTGAGAATAAAGGACTTCACAAAAACAATAATGTAAGCGTGCTTCCAGTTTAGGGGGAAATTTGTACTTAGGAAAACATGAAAACTTAGACTCGCATAGCGTAATGAACACAAATCTCAGAATTGCATTCTGGTTTTGCCTATACCATCCTGA from Balaenoptera acutorostrata chromosome 15, mBalAcu1.1, whole genome shotgun sequence encodes the following:
- the FLRT3 gene encoding leucine-rich repeat transmembrane protein FLRT3 — encoded protein: MISPAWSIFLIGAKIGLFLQVAPLSVMAKSCPSVCRCDAGFIYCNDRFLTSIPTGIPEDATTLYLQNNQINNAGIPSDLKNLLKVERIYLYHNSLDEFPTNLPKYVKELHLQENNIRTITYDSLSKIPYLEELHLDDNSVSAVSIEEGAFRDSNYLRLLFLSRNHLSTIPWGLPRTIEELRLDDNRISTISSPSLQGLTSLKRLVLDGNLLNNHGLGDKVFFNLVNLTELSLVRNSLTAAPVNLPGTNLRKLYLQDNHINRVPPNAFSYLRQLYRLDMSNNNLSNLPQGIFDDLDNITQLILRNNPWYCGCKMKWVRDWLQSLPVKVNVRGLMCQAPEKVRGMAIKDLNVELFDCKDSALVSTIQITTATPNTVHPAQGQWPAPVTKQPDMKNPKLTKDQRTTGNPARKTIVITVKAVTSDTIRISWKLVLPMTALRLSWLKLGHSPAFGSITETIVTGERSEYLVTALEPDSPYRVCMVPMETSNLYLFDETPVCIETETAPLRMYNPTTTLNREQEKEPYKNPSLPLAAIIGGAVALVTIALLALVCWYVHRNGSLFSRNCAYSKGKRRKDDYAEAGTKKDNSILEIRETSFQMLPISNEPISKEEFVIHTIFPPNGMNLYKNNHSESSSNRSYRDSGIPDSDHSHS